A genomic region of Nostoc sp. UHCC 0702 contains the following coding sequences:
- a CDS encoding DUF4082 domain-containing protein, which produces MLSEPAFIDYVLGIATKNLRLFDDKDPRIDGNIAGEDLPYDAGFKFRTSVQGIIKAIRAWIPATDDINQSHKARLWDVETQQLLTEAEFTNIAGDSWNEVTLSTPIPIQPNKIYLVSTEILKRLPRAGSLFNNSYTKDAITVLGASESINGVFAYYAAGYNNRATQYPAFPTFSYQNSYYYQDIVFDPASLTRTIHVREHVTTHPIFLENLKEGTEGWDNINYAQNSEIAAFVSSESINKGEFIDIKASLLIPGNIKIEVFRLGYYDGVGARLVYSVDDITAITQSTEIVNPATKLVRFNWLTIYTLQTDSTWVTGCYLVKLTDKSTGKQCLSFFVLRDDNLQSDILYKFGFSTHYAYNGFAYNTSNRYSAYSGGERSLSISVDRPWEGNTNNPGTPNSNPLRWEYQTIRWLEKNAYRVSYCSGQDIDKNGSGYVKKYSAFMISGHDEYWSFKEYKAIKEAIESGVSVVSLSANTCYWNIKWSSDYRTAVIHKRNEDLAGGRVSNYQLDTLNIPPTYRFRDPELFGKTIDGCTITAELGLLGVGYIGDTSNLYGGYSLQIKKDDPVLRGTGLKPGDQIPLLVGYEWDHIDPDPSAQPQTKIGTPSFTDSIIFESTITDPIPNSSNVSQSFIGDLPLSAVQTAQGVYFTAPSGAKVFSAGSLQTSWGLDSWQVSPSRESKLYQRIIYNVLEDMGVWPGFEPPQSS; this is translated from the coding sequence ATGTTATCAGAACCAGCTTTTATTGATTATGTCTTAGGTATTGCTACTAAAAATCTTCGTTTATTTGATGATAAAGACCCTAGAATTGATGGAAACATTGCAGGAGAAGATTTACCTTATGATGCAGGTTTCAAATTTAGAACTTCTGTTCAGGGAATTATCAAAGCTATTAGAGCCTGGATTCCTGCTACTGATGATATAAACCAAAGCCACAAAGCACGATTATGGGATGTAGAAACTCAGCAATTATTAACTGAAGCAGAATTTACAAACATTGCGGGAGACTCTTGGAATGAAGTAACCCTTAGTACACCTATCCCAATTCAGCCAAACAAAATTTATCTTGTCTCTACAGAGATTTTAAAAAGGCTACCAAGAGCAGGCTCTTTGTTCAATAATTCTTACACCAAAGATGCAATTACTGTATTAGGTGCAAGCGAGTCAATCAATGGTGTTTTTGCGTACTACGCCGCTGGTTACAACAATCGAGCCACACAATACCCGGCTTTTCCTACTTTTAGTTATCAAAACAGTTACTACTATCAGGATATTGTTTTTGATCCGGCCAGTCTAACCCGAACTATTCATGTTAGAGAACACGTAACAACTCATCCAATCTTCTTAGAAAACCTGAAGGAAGGTACAGAGGGATGGGACAATATTAATTATGCTCAAAATTCAGAGATAGCCGCTTTTGTTTCTTCTGAATCAATTAATAAAGGAGAATTTATTGATATCAAAGCTAGTTTATTAATTCCAGGAAATATCAAGATTGAGGTATTTAGATTAGGTTATTATGATGGAGTAGGAGCTAGACTAGTTTATTCAGTTGATGATATTACTGCAATTACCCAAAGTACAGAAATAGTTAACCCAGCAACTAAATTAGTTAGATTTAACTGGTTGACAATCTACACACTACAAACAGATTCAACTTGGGTAACTGGTTGTTACTTAGTCAAACTAACAGACAAAAGTACTGGTAAGCAGTGTTTATCCTTCTTTGTGTTGCGTGATGATAACTTACAATCAGATATCCTGTATAAATTTGGATTTAGCACCCATTATGCATATAATGGTTTTGCCTATAATACTTCTAATCGATACTCTGCCTACTCAGGTGGAGAGCGATCGCTCTCTATTTCTGTAGATCGACCTTGGGAAGGAAACACAAACAACCCTGGTACACCTAATAGTAACCCACTGAGATGGGAATACCAAACAATTAGATGGTTAGAGAAAAATGCCTATCGTGTTTCTTACTGTTCTGGACAGGATATTGATAAAAATGGCTCAGGTTATGTGAAAAAATATTCTGCCTTTATGATTAGTGGTCATGATGAGTATTGGAGTTTTAAAGAGTATAAAGCAATTAAAGAAGCAATAGAATCAGGTGTGAGTGTTGTTTCACTATCAGCTAACACTTGTTATTGGAATATCAAATGGAGTAGTGATTATAGAACTGCTGTTATCCACAAACGCAATGAAGATTTAGCTGGCGGTAGAGTCAGCAATTATCAACTAGATACATTAAATATTCCGCCTACTTATAGATTCCGTGATCCAGAGCTATTTGGTAAAACAATTGATGGATGTACAATTACAGCAGAGCTAGGATTATTAGGTGTTGGATATATAGGTGATACTAGTAATCTTTACGGTGGCTATTCGCTACAAATTAAAAAAGATGATCCGGTATTGAGAGGAACTGGCTTAAAGCCAGGGGATCAGATTCCTTTGTTAGTCGGTTATGAATGGGATCATATTGATCCAGATCCCAGCGCCCAGCCACAGACAAAAATAGGCACACCAAGCTTTACAGATTCAATTATCTTTGAGTCAACAATAACAGATCCAATACCTAACTCGTCTAACGTCTCACAATCATTTATTGGGGATTTACCCTTGAGCGCAGTACAGACAGCACAGGGAGTTTACTTTACTGCTCCTAGTGGAGCTAAAGTATTCTCTGCTGGTTCATTACAAACTTCTTGGGGATTGGATTCTTGGCAAGTTTCTCCTAGTAGAGAATCAAAACTTTACCAACGAATTATTTACAATGTCCTAGAAGATATGGGAGTTTGGCCAGGTTTTGAGCCACCACAATCTTCTTAA
- the psbA gene encoding photosystem II q(b) protein, whose protein sequence is MTATIQQRSSANVWDRFCEWITSTNNRLYIGWFGVLMIPTLLAATTCFIIAFIAAPPVDIDGIREPVAGSLLYGNNIISGAVVPSSNAIGLHFYPIWEAASLDEWLYNGGPYQLVIFHFLCGVFCYLGREWELSYRLGMRPWICLAFSAPVAAATAVFLIYPIGQGSFSDGMPLGISGTFNFMIVFQAEHNILMHPFHMLGVAGVFGGSLFSAMHGSLVTSSLVRETTENESQNYGYKFGQEEETYNIVAAHGYFGRLIFQYASFNNSRSLHFFLAAWPVIGIWFTALGVSTMAFNLNGFNFNQSVIDSQGRVINTWADIINRANLGMEVMHERNAHNFPLDLAAGDEARVALTAPAING, encoded by the coding sequence ATGACAGCAACCATTCAACAGCGCAGTAGCGCCAACGTATGGGATCGCTTCTGCGAATGGATCACCAGCACCAACAACCGCCTATACATCGGTTGGTTCGGCGTACTGATGATTCCCACCCTACTAGCTGCAACCACCTGCTTCATCATCGCCTTCATCGCCGCACCCCCCGTAGACATCGACGGAATCCGCGAACCAGTAGCAGGTTCCTTACTCTACGGAAACAACATCATCTCCGGTGCAGTTGTTCCTTCTTCCAACGCTATCGGTTTACACTTCTACCCAATTTGGGAAGCAGCATCTCTTGATGAGTGGCTGTACAACGGTGGCCCTTACCAACTGGTAATATTCCACTTCTTGTGTGGCGTATTCTGCTACTTAGGTCGTGAATGGGAACTATCCTACCGCTTGGGTATGCGTCCTTGGATTTGCCTAGCATTCTCCGCACCAGTTGCAGCAGCAACCGCAGTCTTCTTGATTTACCCCATCGGACAAGGTTCCTTCTCTGATGGTATGCCTTTGGGTATCTCCGGAACCTTCAACTTCATGATTGTGTTCCAAGCAGAACACAACATCCTCATGCACCCCTTCCACATGTTAGGTGTAGCTGGTGTATTCGGTGGAAGCTTGTTCAGTGCAATGCACGGTTCTCTAGTAACAAGTTCCTTAGTTCGTGAAACCACCGAAAACGAATCTCAGAACTACGGTTACAAATTCGGTCAAGAAGAAGAAACCTACAACATTGTTGCAGCACACGGTTACTTCGGTCGCTTGATATTCCAATACGCTTCTTTCAACAACAGCCGTTCGTTGCACTTCTTCCTCGCTGCTTGGCCAGTGATTGGAATCTGGTTCACCGCACTGGGTGTAAGCACAATGGCGTTCAACTTGAACGGTTTCAACTTCAACCAGTCTGTGATTGATTCCCAAGGCCGTGTGATTAACACCTGGGCTGACATCATCAACCGCGCTAACTTGGGTATGGAAGTGATGCACGAACGCAATGCTCACAACTTCCCTCTCGATTTGGCTGCTGGTGATGAAGCTAGAGTTGCTTTAACTGCTCCTGCTATCAACGGTTAA
- a CDS encoding DUF2252 domain-containing protein: MLKYICAIAAVFIFTLEFASTVEAATPRSSWVVNEIYQYNHPFASQLPQELATKMQKMTASPFAFYRGTAHIFYRDMQTLPGSAFVNSPTSAIWLEGDMHMQNLGGMRDSNDNNVFDTTDFDEGYLGPYVWDLRRMAVSILLAAKENGLSSSDAQDIVRNFLDTYLNKMSDFKGTNDELSYRLESGNTNGVVKDLIQKASNNSRSDLLDKNTILNNSGNRVFQTTSVLQPVSLSTYSDITNALSSYIASIPTSKRYSNSYYTLKDIRLKLGSGTGSLGKYRYYLLIEGPSSATDDDRILEMKQEGSSAVAIAVPGLLPTSVYGNHEGERVTITTKAMLTNTDPLVGYTTVNGIPFMVHEKSPYQVDFDYTLLTTKSKFMDAMGYVGKAVAKNHAISDKDYDAAIIPYSVDKEVTDIVSGNKSGFKDEIVNFAVDYATQIEYDYASFVNAYNQGVTLY, encoded by the coding sequence ATGCTGAAATATATATGCGCGATCGCAGCTGTCTTTATCTTCACTTTGGAGTTTGCATCTACAGTTGAAGCTGCAACTCCCCGTTCCAGTTGGGTAGTGAATGAAATTTACCAATATAACCATCCGTTTGCATCACAATTGCCTCAAGAACTAGCGACGAAAATGCAAAAAATGACAGCTAGCCCCTTCGCCTTTTATCGCGGGACGGCTCACATATTTTATCGTGATATGCAAACTTTACCAGGTTCAGCATTTGTCAATTCTCCCACATCAGCCATCTGGTTAGAGGGGGATATGCACATGCAAAATCTTGGAGGTATGAGAGATAGCAATGACAACAACGTTTTTGATACCACCGACTTTGATGAAGGCTATCTTGGCCCCTACGTTTGGGACTTACGACGTATGGCAGTTTCTATTCTCTTGGCGGCTAAAGAAAACGGTTTGAGTTCTAGTGATGCTCAAGATATTGTTCGGAATTTTTTAGATACTTACCTCAACAAGATGAGCGATTTTAAGGGAACCAACGATGAACTATCTTACCGTCTCGAATCCGGCAATACAAACGGTGTAGTCAAGGATTTGATTCAAAAAGCATCAAATAACAGCCGTTCTGACTTGCTAGATAAGAACACTATATTAAATAACAGTGGTAATCGAGTTTTCCAAACAACTTCTGTACTTCAGCCTGTATCTCTTAGCACCTATTCAGACATTACAAATGCTCTAAGCAGCTACATCGCCTCAATTCCTACTAGTAAGCGCTACAGCAATAGTTACTATACCCTGAAAGATATTCGTCTCAAATTAGGTTCTGGTACTGGTAGTCTTGGTAAGTACCGCTATTACTTGCTGATTGAAGGCCCGAGTTCAGCAACAGACGATGATAGAATTTTGGAGATGAAGCAGGAAGGCAGTAGTGCAGTAGCGATCGCAGTTCCAGGTCTGCTACCAACTTCAGTCTATGGTAATCATGAAGGTGAGAGGGTCACAATTACCACTAAAGCCATGCTCACTAATACTGATCCCTTGGTTGGCTACACCACGGTCAATGGCATCCCATTTATGGTGCATGAAAAATCCCCTTATCAGGTAGACTTTGACTATACCTTGCTCACCACCAAATCAAAGTTCATGGATGCGATGGGTTATGTTGGTAAGGCAGTTGCTAAGAACCATGCAATCTCTGATAAAGACTACGATGCTGCGATTATTCCTTACAGCGTTGACAAAGAAGTAACTGACATTGTAAGCGGTAATAAGAGTGGATTCAAAGATGAGATTGTTAACTTTGCGGTAGATTATGCAACTCAAATCGAGTACGACTACGCTAGTTTTGTCAATGCTTATAATCAAGGCGTGACGCTTTATTAA
- a CDS encoding GlsB/YeaQ/YmgE family stress response membrane protein: protein MNIIAWIVLGLIAGAIAKAIYPGHQGGGILGTIVLGIIGAFIGGSLGLFFSTGNFALAAPSLSIPGILVAVIGALVAVFLWNLLTRSSAA, encoded by the coding sequence ATGAACATTATTGCTTGGATTGTTTTAGGTCTAATTGCTGGTGCTATTGCCAAAGCTATCTACCCCGGTCATCAAGGTGGTGGAATACTAGGAACAATCGTTCTAGGAATTATCGGTGCTTTTATTGGTGGTAGTTTGGGTCTTTTCTTCAGTACAGGAAATTTTGCCCTAGCTGCTCCTAGTCTAAGTATTCCTGGTATCTTAGTAGCAGTTATTGGCGCACTTGTCGCAGTTTTCTTGTGGAACTTGTTAACTCGTAGCAGTGCAGCCTAA